TTTAATTTGTTTACCAGTTTTGGCTATTTCGAAAATGATGAAGACAACCTCATCACCTTAAAAGCCATAAAAAACAGCTTATCTGAATACGGATTTGCAGTAATTGATTTCATGAATGTCAATCAAGTTCTTGACACTTTGGTTCCTGAAGAGACAAAAACAGTTGATGGAATTGACTTTTACATCAAAAGATATTTAAAAGACGGACATATTTACAAAGAAATTGACTTTGAAGATAAAGGACAAAAATTTCATTTCACCGAAAAAGTAAAAGCCCTGACGCTCAAAGATTTTGAAGAATTAATGGAAGAAGCCGGGATTTTCTTATTGGATGTTTTTGGCGATTACAAATTAAAAAAATTCCACAAAACAGAAAGCGAGCGATTAATCATGATATTTAAATAGGTAAATTGTTTATAGATAAAACCATTAACCCATTCAACGATTCAACAAGAAATATGAATTACCTTTTACCCTTACTTTCTGTTTTATTAGGCTACATACTGGCGTTAATCATAAAGCCAAAAGACAAAACTAAACTCAAATTATTATTAGCATTTAGTGGTTCTTTTTTGCTTTCGATAACGGTTATGCACTTATTACCCGAAGTGTACGAAAACAATAATCAGAATGTTGGAATATACATTATGCTTGGAATTTTATTTCAAATTATATTGGAATTTTTCTCCAAAGGTGCGGAACACGGGCATGTACACGGACACAAAAAAATGTTACATATGCCTTGGCTACTGTTCATCAGTCTTTGTATTCATGCTTTTCTAGAAGGATTTCCGGTAAGCCATCATCATGATTTAGCCATAGGAATTGCGATACACCATTTGCCAATCGCTATTATTCTGACGACTTTTTTCATCAATTCATTCTTAGATAAAAAAGAAGTTTTTCTATTTATGGCAACCTTTGCCATAATGACGCCACTAGGAACAGTCCTTTCGGATTATTTACCCATTTTGAATGACTATTATACCGAAATTACCGCTGTTGTAATCGGAATATTGTTTCATATTTCTTCCACTATCATTTTTGAAAGCAGCGAAGGACACAAATTTAATATCGCTAAAGTTTCAATGATTATTTTTGGAATTGCATTGGCTTATTTTATATAATATTCACCGTACGGACAACTCGTAAGTTTTCCCTTCAAAAAATATAAAAATGACTTTTACCAAAACGACTGAACAATCCTCAAAATACGAACATTTAGAAAAAATGTCGGTGAAGGAATTACTTTTCAATATCAATCAAGAAGACCAAACTGTGCCTCTTGCTGTAGAAAAAGCAATGCCGCAGATTGCCTCTTTGGTTGCCGAAATCGTAACAAAAATGAAACTTGGCGGACGATTATTTTATATCGGGGCAGGAACTTCAGGACGATTAGGAGTCGTTGACGCATCAGAATGTCCACCAACATTTGGCGTTTCATTCGATTTGGTTGTAGGGATAATTGCAGGTGGTGACAAAGCCATTCGCAGAGCCGTAGAAAATGCCGAAGATAATGCCACACAAGCTTGGATAGATTTGAAAGCATTTGATGTAAATGAAAATGATGTCGTTGTAGGAATCGCAGCTTCAGGAACAACTCCATACGTTATTGGCGGGTTACAAGCTTGCAACGAACACAATATAAGCACCGGAAGTATTTCCTGTAATGCAGAAAGTCCACTTTCGCAAACTGCAAAATTTCCTATTGATGTTGTCGTAGGACCCGAATTTGTTACGGGAAGCTCCCGAATGAAAGCAGGAACTGCTCAGAAATTAGTGCTCAACATGATTTCAACCGCTGCCATGATTCAACTCGGAAAAGTGAAAGGCAACAAAATGGTTGATATGCAATTAAGCAACAGCAAATTAGTCGATCGTGGAGTAAAAATGATTATGGGAGAAATTCCGGTTTCATACGAAGAAGCATCACAATTATTAAAAGAATATGGAAGCGTGAGAAAAGCAGTTGATTATTACCTGACTAAATAATGGTATTTATTTTCTATTTTCTTTTGTCACTAATTCCTGTTTTATGGATAGTAACAGTCTATTTTTTAAGAAAATGGAAACACATTTACAGGTTTTGTTTCGTGAATATTTTACTGGTGGCACTTTACTTCTTTTTGCAATTTAATTCCACTTTACGCATTTTCAAAACGGATCCTATGGGACTAAAAAACGTTTTTTTATTTCTGTATCTAATTGTTTTTCAAACAGTATTCGGTTTTATTTTTGCACTGTATTATAAATTTAAGTTATCTAAAAATGGCAACTAACAAAGAACAGTTAACAAAAGGAATTAAATATTTAGCCGGTGCATTACCGCTATTATTTATTGGTCCGGTCGTGATTCATAATGCATTTATGAACCAACAGAATATATGGCATTATTTGGTTTTAGCCATTGGAATAATAGCTTGTATTTCGGCGATGTATTTGATGTATTGGGGTTTAAAAACAATTATGAAAGGATTATTTAACGACTAATGGAAAAAATGGAAAGCCTAATTCACGTTCAAAAAACATTTGAAAAAGTAGTTTACATTGATAAAAGAATTAACCACAGGGAGTTTGATGATTGCGTTTTTAAAAACAGTGATTTCTCTAACAGTGATTTCTCCTATAATAGTTTTATAGATTGCGAATTTATAGATTGTAATCTTTCGATGCTCAATTTGGGCGGAACAAGTCTAAAAACAGTTCGTTTCAAAAACTGTAAATTGTTAGGTATTCAATTTAATGCTTGCGAAGATTTTTTATTCAGCGTTGAATTTCAAGATTGTGTTTTAGATTATTCTCTATTTAATAATAAGAAAATGCCAAAGACAAAATTCAATTCCTGTTCGATGAAAGAAACGAGTTTTATTGGGACTAATCTAACGAATTCGGTTTTTGACAATTGCAATTTAGACAACGCTATTTTTAATGATACTATATTAGCTGCAGCCGATTTTACAACGGCTTACAATTACAAAATAGATCCTGAATTCAATCCGATGAAAAAAGCTAAATTTTCTACGCGAGGAATTGCGGGACTTTTAGACAAATATGACATTAAAATCGAATAATAGTAAACTAGAATTCTACTTATGAAAAAAATAATTGTACTGCTTCCGCTCCTATTGCTATTTTCTTGCTACAATGTCGAAAATAATTGCAAAGATTTTAAAACCGGAAAATTCAAATTTGAATATGAAGTGGATGGCATTAAGAAAACCACCGTTTTCGAACGCAATGACAGCATTGAAGTCGAAACTTTTGAAGGTAAAACTGATACTGCTTCTATCCGATGGGTTAACGATTGTGAATATATATTACAAAAATTACATCCAAAAAATATGTTGGAAGAAAAAGCAATCGTTATGAAAATTTTGACAACATCAAAAAATTCCTATACCTTTGAATTTGGGATGGTTGGCGTAGATGCAAAACAAAGAGGAACCGTAACCAAGATTTCCGAATAGGACTTTTGAACAAAAAATAAAAATCATAAACTATAACTAAATAAAATGGAAGTATTTTTAAATCCCGATGCTTGGATTGCCTTATTGACCTTAACTTTTCTGGAAATCGTATTAGGAATCGACAATATTATTTTCATCTCGATTGCCACGGGAAAACTTCCTGTAGAAAGTCGTAAAAAAGCGACCAAAATAGGAATGTTCCTTGCCATGTTCATGAGAATTGCGTTGTTGTTTGGTATTAATTTATTGATTCAAATGAAAAAACCTTGGTTCACGATAGATTTCAGTTGGTTATCAGCAGGAATCACCGGGCAAAGTGTCATTTTATTCTTAGGGGGTTTATTTCTTATTTACAAAAGCACCAAAGAAATTCATGAGAAAGTAGATATAAAAGGGCATGAAGAACAAGAAATAAGTAAAGCAGCAACAAAATCATTACAAAGCGTGCTTTTGCAGATAATAATGATTGATTTGGTTTTCTCTTTTGACAGTATTCTTACTGCTGTCGGGATGACAAACGGAGTTCCTGGCGCATTATACATTATGATAACTGCAGTTGTAATTTCAGTATTAATAATGATGCAATTTGCTGTTCCTGTTGGGAATTTTGTCAATAAACATCCTTCAATTCAAATTTTAGGTTTATCCTTCTTGATACTAATTGGATTCATGCTATTAACAGAAAGTGCTCATTTATCTAATGCCCTTATTTTAGGAAGTCATGTAACACCGGTACCAAAAGGCTATTTATATTTTGCCATATCATTCTCTCTATTTGTTGAGATTTTGAATATGAAAATGAAGAAAAAAGAATAAAATATTCTATTAGAAAAAGCTCCATTAAGGAGCTTTTTTTTATACAGAAGACAAATTAATTCCAACCCGTTAACCAAACTAAAATAAGTGCAAATTTGATCTTTTTTCTTTTCCACTATTATTTTATAAATTAACTTAGTTGCTACAAATAAGCGTTATGAAAAATACAATCTCCCATAGAGTTGCAGACTTTTTAAAAAACTTCCCTCCTTTTAACTTTTTGCAGCAAAAAGAAATCGAAACACTTTCCGAACAAATATCAATTATTTACAAAGAAAAAGACAGCGTGGTTTTTGCCGAAAATGAAGAAACGCATTCTTCTTTTTATGTTGTCCATAAAGGAGCTGTAGCACTCCGAAAAGGAGAGAAAAATGATGTTTTGGACATGTGTGACGAAGGAGATATTTTTGGATTAAGACCACTTATAGCCAATGAAAACTATAAAATGGAAGCCAGAACCTATGAAGAAAGTATTCTTTATGCTATTCCTATCGCCATATTTAAACCTTACGCTCTTGAAAATAAAGCTGTAGGGAACTTTTTAATAGAAAGTTTTGCTTCTAACACCCGTAATCCTTATTCTAAAAGTCATCGCGGAAAATTATATGGTGACGCAACAGGTGGCGAATTATTAGATTCTGATAAAAATTTATTAGACTTACAGCCTGTAAAATATTCTAAAAAACTAATTACCTGTTCTTCGACAACCACAGCAAAAAACATTGCTGAAATCATGACCAAAAAAAATGTAGGCGCTATTCTCGTAGTAGAAGACACATTGCCAATTGGTATCATTACTGATAAGGATTTGAGAAACAAAATTGTAACGGGAGAATATCCAATCACTACCTCAGCCGCTGAGATAATGACAGCGCCTGTAATCACGTATCCAAAAAAACTGACCATCACGCAGGCTCAAATGGCCATGATGAAAAGTAATATCAGCCATTTATGTCTTACAAAAGATGGAACAACGAATACTAAAGCTGTTGGAATCTTGTCTAAACATGATGTCATGGTATCGCTGGGAAACAATCCGGCAGTATTAATAAAAGCTGTAAAAAGAGCAAAAAAATTCAAAAACATAAAACCGATACGAGCCGGAATTATGCATTTGCTACAAGGATATTTAGATCAAAATATTCCTATGACGCTGACTTCTAAAATCATTACTGAATTAAATGACGCTTGCATCAAGCAAGTCATAGCAATAGCATTAACCAAAATGAAAACGCCTCCGCCTGTAAAATTTGCATGGTTGGCATTGGGAAGTCAAGGACGAAGTGAGCAGTTACTACAAACAGATCAAGACAATGCTTTAGTTTATGAAGATGTTCCAGAAGAGTTAGAAGCAGCAACCAAAAAATATTTTTTAGAATTGGCGACACATGTCAACAAAGGACTTTTTGATATTGGCTATGAATATTGTCCGGCAGAAATGATGGCTTCGAACCCAAAATGGTGTTTGAGCCTTGGTCAATGGAAAGATTTAGTCTACCATTGGATTACTAATCCCGGGAAAAATGAAGTCTTATTATCGTTTATATTTTTTGATTACAGTCTTTCCTATGGCGATAGCGAATTGGTAAATAATCTCTCCGACTCTATTTTCGAAAACATAAAGGCGAATCCTGTATTTTATATTCACTTAGTAAGTGGCGCTTTGCAAAGCCCATCACCAACCGGTTTTTTCAGACAGTTTTTATTGGAACAAGACGGCGCAAACAAAGATTTTTTTGATATAAAAAGACGGGCTCTAATGCCTTTGACTGATGCCGCAAGAGTATTGATTATCTCACATTCGGTAAAATCCATCAGTAATACTCCAGAACGTTTTGAAAAATTAGCCGAGTTAGAACCTGCCAATAGAGAGTTGTATTTAGCCTGTTCCTACTCCTATAAAACCTTATTGAAATTCAGAACCAAACAAGGTCTTTTACATAATGATTCCGGGCAATATATTGCCTTGGAAACGCTCTCTAAGCTAGAAAAAATAAAGCTGAAAAGCACCTTCAAAACCATTAAAGAATTGCAAGAACTTATTACTATCCGATTTAATGTTTCAAATGTATTATGATAAACTTCTTCCAAAAAATCAAAGCAGTTTTATCTGATTTTTGGGGTAAACCCGATGAATCATTCGATGAATCAATATCTATAGATTCGACTCGTTTTGTAGTCTTGGATACTGAAACTACTGGTTTCGATTACACAAATGACCGAATACTCTGTATTGGAGCACTCGTTTTACAAAACGGTGTAATTCCCATTAACGAAAGTTTAGAAATTTTTATCCAACAGGAACATTACGATGAGTCAAGTGCCAAAATTCATGGAATCTTAAAAGAATGCGTGATAGAACGTCCCTCAGAATTACAAGCGTTACAAGAGTTTCTAAGCTTTCTGGGAGATTCAATCATAATTGCGCATCATACCGTTTTTGACATTA
This region of Flavobacterium lacustre genomic DNA includes:
- a CDS encoding class I SAM-dependent methyltransferase — its product is MPNSEKHETLNPQEPTQNWFASWFDTPYYHILYKERNYREAQIFMDNLTHYLNLPEKAKVLDLACGKGRHSIYLNQLGFTVLGADLSENSIAEATKNSNENLQFKVHDMRETFEEKFDAIFNLFTSFGYFENDEDNLITLKAIKNSLSEYGFAVIDFMNVNQVLDTLVPEETKTVDGIDFYIKRYLKDGHIYKEIDFEDKGQKFHFTEKVKALTLKDFEELMEEAGIFLLDVFGDYKLKKFHKTESERLIMIFK
- a CDS encoding ZIP family metal transporter yields the protein MNYLLPLLSVLLGYILALIIKPKDKTKLKLLLAFSGSFLLSITVMHLLPEVYENNNQNVGIYIMLGILFQIILEFFSKGAEHGHVHGHKKMLHMPWLLFISLCIHAFLEGFPVSHHHDLAIGIAIHHLPIAIILTTFFINSFLDKKEVFLFMATFAIMTPLGTVLSDYLPILNDYYTEITAVVIGILFHISSTIIFESSEGHKFNIAKVSMIIFGIALAYFI
- the murQ gene encoding N-acetylmuramic acid 6-phosphate etherase produces the protein MTFTKTTEQSSKYEHLEKMSVKELLFNINQEDQTVPLAVEKAMPQIASLVAEIVTKMKLGGRLFYIGAGTSGRLGVVDASECPPTFGVSFDLVVGIIAGGDKAIRRAVENAEDNATQAWIDLKAFDVNENDVVVGIAASGTTPYVIGGLQACNEHNISTGSISCNAESPLSQTAKFPIDVVVGPEFVTGSSRMKAGTAQKLVLNMISTAAMIQLGKVKGNKMVDMQLSNSKLVDRGVKMIMGEIPVSYEEASQLLKEYGSVRKAVDYYLTK
- a CDS encoding DUF6095 family protein produces the protein MATNKEQLTKGIKYLAGALPLLFIGPVVIHNAFMNQQNIWHYLVLAIGIIACISAMYLMYWGLKTIMKGLFND
- a CDS encoding pentapeptide repeat-containing protein, translating into MESLIHVQKTFEKVVYIDKRINHREFDDCVFKNSDFSNSDFSYNSFIDCEFIDCNLSMLNLGGTSLKTVRFKNCKLLGIQFNACEDFLFSVEFQDCVLDYSLFNNKKMPKTKFNSCSMKETSFIGTNLTNSVFDNCNLDNAIFNDTILAAADFTTAYNYKIDPEFNPMKKAKFSTRGIAGLLDKYDIKIE
- a CDS encoding DNA topoisomerase IV — encoded protein: MKKIIVLLPLLLLFSCYNVENNCKDFKTGKFKFEYEVDGIKKTTVFERNDSIEVETFEGKTDTASIRWVNDCEYILQKLHPKNMLEEKAIVMKILTTSKNSYTFEFGMVGVDAKQRGTVTKISE
- a CDS encoding TerC family protein, yielding MEVFLNPDAWIALLTLTFLEIVLGIDNIIFISIATGKLPVESRKKATKIGMFLAMFMRIALLFGINLLIQMKKPWFTIDFSWLSAGITGQSVILFLGGLFLIYKSTKEIHEKVDIKGHEEQEISKAATKSLQSVLLQIIMIDLVFSFDSILTAVGMTNGVPGALYIMITAVVISVLIMMQFAVPVGNFVNKHPSIQILGLSFLILIGFMLLTESAHLSNALILGSHVTPVPKGYLYFAISFSLFVEILNMKMKKKE
- a CDS encoding DUF294 nucleotidyltransferase-like domain-containing protein translates to MKNTISHRVADFLKNFPPFNFLQQKEIETLSEQISIIYKEKDSVVFAENEETHSSFYVVHKGAVALRKGEKNDVLDMCDEGDIFGLRPLIANENYKMEARTYEESILYAIPIAIFKPYALENKAVGNFLIESFASNTRNPYSKSHRGKLYGDATGGELLDSDKNLLDLQPVKYSKKLITCSSTTTAKNIAEIMTKKNVGAILVVEDTLPIGIITDKDLRNKIVTGEYPITTSAAEIMTAPVITYPKKLTITQAQMAMMKSNISHLCLTKDGTTNTKAVGILSKHDVMVSLGNNPAVLIKAVKRAKKFKNIKPIRAGIMHLLQGYLDQNIPMTLTSKIITELNDACIKQVIAIALTKMKTPPPVKFAWLALGSQGRSEQLLQTDQDNALVYEDVPEELEAATKKYFLELATHVNKGLFDIGYEYCPAEMMASNPKWCLSLGQWKDLVYHWITNPGKNEVLLSFIFFDYSLSYGDSELVNNLSDSIFENIKANPVFYIHLVSGALQSPSPTGFFRQFLLEQDGANKDFFDIKRRALMPLTDAARVLIISHSVKSISNTPERFEKLAELEPANRELYLACSYSYKTLLKFRTKQGLLHNDSGQYIALETLSKLEKIKLKSTFKTIKELQELITIRFNVSNVL
- a CDS encoding 3'-5' exonuclease, with product MINFFQKIKAVLSDFWGKPDESFDESISIDSTRFVVLDTETTGFDYTNDRILCIGALVLQNGVIPINESLEIFIQQEHYDESSAKIHGILKECVIERPSELQALQEFLSFLGDSIIIAHHTVFDITMINKALKRNGLPELKNKTLDTAVLYKKTLLISNLLERKEAYSLDELADKFDISKKDRHTAMGDAYITAIAFLKILKKLREKKEMTLKELFR